In Seriola aureovittata isolate HTS-2021-v1 ecotype China chromosome 17, ASM2101889v1, whole genome shotgun sequence, a genomic segment contains:
- the asf1ba gene encoding histone chaperone asf1b-A, with amino-acid sequence MAKVQVLNVAVLDNPSPFGNPFQFEITFECMEDLPEDLEWKIIYVGSAESEEYDQILDSVLVGPVPAGRHMFVFQADAPNTGLIPESDAVGVTVVLITCTYRGQEFIRIGYYVNNEYTDPELRENPPIKPDYTQLQRNILASNPRVTRFHINWEGCAERMEDSENVDPTSNSMLPPSCLPGKAPPLGILPDNSMDCL; translated from the exons ATGGCGAAGGTGCAGGTGCTGAATGTGGCTGTCCTGGATAACCCGAGTCCCTTTGGAAACccttttcagtttgaaataacGTTTGAGTGTATGGAGGACCTCCCCGAAG aCCTGGAGTGGAAAATCATCTATGTTGGCTCAGCAGAGAGTGAAGAGTATGACCAAATCCTTGACTCTGTCCTGGTCGGCCCCGTTCCTGCTGGGAGacatatgtttgtgtttcag GCTGATGCCCCAAACACTGGATTGATCCCTGAAAGTGACGCTGTTGGTGTAACTGTAGTGCTGATTACCTGCACATATCGTGGCCAGGAATTCATTCGCATTGGTTACTATGTGAACAATGAATACACGGACCCCGAGCTTCGTGAAAATCCACCAATCAAGCCAGACTACACTCAG CTTCAGAGAAATATTCTGGCATCAAACCCACGTGTTACCAGATTCCATATAAACTGGGAAGGCTGCGCAGAGCGAATGGAAGACTCTGAAAATGTGGATCCCACATCAAATTCCATGCTCCCTCCATCCTGCCTTCCAGGCAAGGCCCCACCCTTGGGGATACTACCAGATAACTCTATGGACTGCTTATAG
- the crb3a gene encoding protein crumbs homolog 3a has translation MPLKSQPALTRPCWPRVEMAAYPDVLAVPGVVVGSVLLLVLSSNPVWGNYTTPVIGTTSNETNGPDIAAIVAPTVTLGVLAIVLAVLAWLFCVVKKKRQTEGTYRPSAEEQSGAHSVAAPDALKLPKEERLI, from the exons ATGCCCTTAAAGTCCCAGCCTGCCCTCACTCGGCCCTGCTGGCCACGGGTAGAGATGGCAGCGTATCCGGATGTGCTGGCCGTCCCTGGTGTTGTGGTTGGGAGTGTTTTACTGCTCGTACTGAGCAGTAATCCTGTGTGGG GCAATTATACCACCCCAGTGATTGGCACCACTTCTAATGAGACTAAT GGACCTGACATTGCAGCTATCGTGGCCCCTACGGTCACTCTGGGCGTGCTGGCCATAGTGTTGGCTGTTCTCGCCTGGCTCTTCTGCGTGGTGAAAAAGAAGAGGCAGACCGAAGGGACGTACAGACCCAGTGCTGAGGAACAGTCCGGTGCACACAGCGTGGCGGCACCAGATGCACTAAAGTTACCAAAGGAGGAAAGACTCATTTGA
- the tubb4bl gene encoding tubulin beta-4B chain, producing the protein MREIVHLQAGQCGNQIGAKFWEVISDEHGIDPTGTYHGDSDLQLDRISVYYNEATGGKYVPRAILVDLEPGTMDSVRSGPFGQIFRPDNFVFGQSGAGNNWAKGHYTEGAELVDSVLDVVRKEAESCDCLQGFQLTHSLGGGTGSGMGTLLISKIREEYPDRIMNTFSVVPSPKVSDTVVEPYNATLSVHQLVENTDETYCIDNEALYDICFRTLKLTTPTYGDLNHLVSATMSGVTTCLRFPGQLNADLRKLAVNMVPFPRLHFFMPGFAPLTSRGSQQYRALSVPELTQQMFDAKNMMAACDPRHGRYLTVAAVFRGRMSMKEVDEQMLNVQNKNSSYFVEWIPNNVKTAVCDIPPRGLKMAATFIGNSTAIQELFKRISEQFTAMFRRKAFLHWYTGEGMDEMEFTEAESNMNDLVSEYQQYQDATAEEGEFEEEGEEEVA; encoded by the exons ATGCGCGAAATTGTGCACTTGCAAGCCGGTCAGTGCGGAAACCAGATCGGTGCTaag ttctGGGAGGTGATCAGTGATGAGCACGGCATTGATCCCACTGGTACCTACCATGGAGACAGCGATCTGCAGCTAGACAGGATCAGCGTCTATTACAATGAGGCCACAG GCGGGAAGTACGTGCCCCGAGCCATCCTGGTGGATCTGGAGCCTGGTACGATGGATTCAGTCCGGTCCGGTCCCTTCGGGCAGATCTTCAGACCTGACAACTTTGTCTTTG GCCAGAGTGGAGCTGGAAACAACTGGGCCAAGGGCCACTACACCGAGGGAGCTGAGCTGGTGGACTCTGTCCTGGACGTGGTGAGGAAAGAGGCTGAGAGCTGCGATTGCCTTCAGGGTTTCCAGCTGACTCACTCCCTGGGTGGTGGCACTGGCTCTGGCATGGGCACCCTCCTCATCAGCAAAATCCGGGAAGAGTATCCGGATCGTATCATGAACACCTTCAGCGTGGTGCCATCTCCTAAGGTGTCCGACACTGTGGTGGAGCCCTACAACGCCACCCTCTCCGTCCACCAGCTGGTAGAGAACACTGACGAGACCTACTGCATTGACAATGAAGCTCTCTATGATATCTGCTTCCGCACACTTAAACTCACTACCCCCACCTATGGAGACCTCAACCATTTGGTGTCTGCCACCATGAGTGGAGTGACCACCTGTCTGCGTTTCCCTGGACAGCTCAACGCTGATCTCCGTAAACTCGCTGTCAACATGGTGCCCTTCCCCCGTCTTCACTTCTTCATGCCAGGCTTCGCCCCCCTCACCAGCAGGGGCAGCCAGCAGTACCGCGCCCTGTCTGTGCCCGAGCTCACCCAACAGATGTTCGACGCCAAGAATATGATGGCCGCCTGCGACCCACGTCACGGCCGCTACCTCACCGTTGCTGCCGTGTTCAGGGGCCGCATGTCCATGAAGGAGGTGGACGAGCAGATGCTGAACGTGCAGAACAAGAACAGCAGCTACTTCGTGGAATGGATCCCGAACAATGTGAAGACCGCCGTCTGTGACATCCCACCCCGTGGcctcaaaatggctgccacttTCATCGGCAACAGCACAGCCATCCAAGAGCTGTTCAAGCGCATCTCCGAGCAGTTCACCGCCATGTTCCGTCGTAAGGCCTTCCTCCACTGGTACACTGGTGAGGGCATGGATGAGATGGAGTTCACAGAGGCCGAGAGCAACATGAACGACCTGGTGTCCGAATACCAGCAGTACCAGGACGCCACCGCAGAGGAGGGCGAGTttgaggaagagggagaggaggaagtcgCCTAA